ccctggtggtccagtggttaggattcctcactgtcactgccaagggcctgcattcaattcctggtcagggaactaaaattccataggccaaaaagaaaaaaaaaaaaaggaaattaacattggtatGCTATTAACCAAACTATACTCTTTATTTAGATTTCAccaatttttctattaatatccTTTTTTTGTTCCAAGTTCTAATCCAGGATTCCACACTCTAAGATGAATTAAGAACTAATGAAATAAATTAGAATATCCAGAAATAGATGTGTGGAGACATGGTAATACACTATGGCATTATAACTGCAATTACATTACAATTACAAACACTAATAATGGGTCCGTGCAACTGGCTTTGTTAAAAGGTAAAACTAGATTCCTTCCTCAAACTATGTACAATAATGAATTCCATATTGATTCAAagcttaaatattttacttaaatattttaaaatagtattaatattaattaaagaaaatactaTGATCTTGGGTTagagtagaattttaaaataaaattcaaaagaaaaaaaatcaaatgggaaAGATCAAAAGATCAGCctacacaaaaatacaaaattctcATAAGAccaaagtcactgcagagggAGTCTGGGAGAGTTAgagaaaacatacacaaaaaaatataatagacaaagaattactttttaaaatatataaaatattatttaaattaatatagaaaaatataatttaaaaatgaagtcattcgcaaaagcaatgaaaagccaATATATGTGATGTACAAGCTCATTAATAATCTCAGAGTGAAagttactcagctgtgtccgactcttttttttttttttttttttagcaatggCTTCTATTCTCAcaatttgttgtcattttttatGAGCAATTACCAGGATCTCAAGTATCTGGACATCAGTTTCATCACCCTTTCAACAACTAAGTATAtcaatgctaaaaataaaatataaagactaaaataaatgtaaaaaacagtgaacaagtgaaataaatataagaattGCACAGGACAGTCTGATGTAAACACTTCAATTTCTCAGCTGAGATTCCTGAAGCAAAGAGTCAGTGACTGCTTTCAGGCAGCTTAGTTGGTACTCTTATTCTGGAAAAGAGGCTACATCTTCTTTTCTCTGAATTGTCATGATTTAATCTTCCAGAGCTTTAAATTAAATCCAAGCAAGTCACTGATAACACCAGAAACAGCTGACAGGATGACAACCTGGGTGATGTTATAAAGCAGTGGATTCATTGTAAGTCCATATAGTCTAAAGGGACTGTCCAATTCCTTTAGCAATTTAGTAGCcagttttaaaacattgttcACTAGTGTCAATTCCTCCTTTTTGTTAGgtttcttctccattttcaaGTAGAGGTTTATCTGTTCAGTAAGTAATATTGAGGTATTGCTATATTTTTTACTTGTTTCTGATCCAAGGGTAACAAATCTTAGGAGAAAAAGTGTTAACGAGATGCACCAGATTACCAGTTCCCAATTGTAGTGACAATCAAGGAAGATCTCATGTACATGAAGCAACTGGGCACAACAGATAAATACAACTGAGATAGTCAACAAGAAAGCAGATGAAACTATGACATCAACTGATCGCTGAGGACCTCGACGCTTAAGATAGGATCGGAGAGAGAGCcacatttttatattctgtacTTTCTTCAATCGGAAATGGGGAACCTCAGATTTTCGAGCCCTCCTTGCCGATGTTAAATGTCCAAAGAGTTTTGCAAAAAGTAATCGTTGTTTATAAGTTCTTTCTGCTACacagagcaaaaaaaagaaaatccacacaAGAGACACACGAACCACAAAACTTATTATAACCATAGAAAGAACTATAACATCTTCATTAGAACCAAACGCAATCACATAAAGTTCTGAAGCAGAATGTGCTGTGAGTTGATCCAAGTCGGTAGCTTGGGAGAGTCGGAAAACAAATGGAGTTAAACCCAGGATTAGAGAGATTGCATTTCCAAAAATCTGGTAGCCTATTCCTGGTATATGGCTGTTTACTCTGTTCATTATCATTCCACTGATTTCAAGGACAGACATATCTGCTTTCTTGCAGTCATTGCCTTCCCATACGATAGCACTTATTTTTTCTAATCCCGGGTGGGAACTATGGAGCCAGGGCAAATGACTCTGATGAAAAGGGTCGtctctatattcttttttcacaCAGGGATTAACTTGAGGACTCTCCACATCTGTCTCACTGGTACAAGACGATCGGCACTCTGCACAGTGTAACAAGTCTTCCCATAACACATCTTCTGTTTCAGACTCTGGCCTTGTGCTCTCAGAGTCCTGTCTGGAACTCATTAGGGTAATGTTTCTTATAATGGTGTGACTTTCTATTCCGAAGAATGCTCTCAGAAGTCCTGTCTGCATGACGGCGCAATGGGTATCCTGTTTCTGGACCTTCTTCACTGGAGACTTCATCAGAGACATTTGTTACTGTCCTTTGGGTATCTTTGCTGGGGATATTCCTCAGTGTTCCGGTGTTCCAGGTTGCCTCTTCCGGTCGAAGAGTTTCACACTCAGGTTCATGGCTTTGTATTCCATCTTCGCTGCTTTTAACAGTCTTTTTCCCATCAAGGGATACGTAGCCATTGTCAGTCTCAGTTGATTTATCAGTtgaattctttgctttctttgatCAGAGATCTCTGAAGACAGCGCCAACGCTGTAAGAGGTGCTTGTACCGTGGCTCTGAACTGCTCCCTCCTGTGTGTTATCTGTGGTACTAGAACCATCTCCTTCCCTATGGACTTCCAAATGGGCTGCTTTTCTTAATTTCCTAGGAGCAGCATCAGCCATACCGGCTCAATCACTTCCGTCAGAGGTATGCTATGTGGGCTAGAAGCCGAACAGAATAACACTACTGCAGCAACTTGAAGAAGATAAAGGACTAGAAGCCAGAAAAAGATGACTTTTGATGTTACTTGTAACCACCAccggaagaaaaagggaaaaaatacaacTCGAACAATTCCCTTTCTAGTCAAAGAAGTCCATGGACTTTCAGGTTTTGCCTTAGCAAATGCAGACCCTCTTACAAGATCGACATCTATGAGGTCTGGTTTCACATGTGctgttttctttggtttattCCTTAACCCCTTGATTTCTCTTTGTTCAACAGATTTTTCCCATATTTGTTGATCATATGCTCCAATCAGTGGCCACATATAGTtgtgagacctggaccataaagaaggaaggcagagagccaaagaactgatgccttcgaactgtggtgctggagaagactccctctgtgtccgactctttgtgacccctggactatacagtcaatagaattctccaggccacattactagagtgggtagctattccgttttccagaggatcttcccaactcacggattgaacccaggtctcccacattgcagggggattctgtaccagctaagttaccagggaagcccaagaatactggagtgggtagcctatcccttctccagcggatcttcctgactcaggaatcaaaccagggtctcctgcattgcaggcagattctttaccagttgaactaCATGGGAAATCATTTCTGGAAGTAatctcagaaatgcaaattaaaatgatgagCTTTTTTCAGAAATGTGATTGGCGGACTTCTCCTCTGGTCCagtgagtggttaagaatctgcctgccaatgcagaggacacgggtttgatccctggtctgggaagattccacgtgccaagGAGCAATAAGCCcaagcgccacaactactgaagtctgcaagcctagagcccatgctccacaataagagaagcctgcaaactgcaacaaagacccagtgcagccataaaataGCCACAATCaaatttccttgaaaaaaaacaagaaatgagatTGGTAATACATCTAGAGTCTGACAATACCAATTGCTGATTGCTGGCAAGAAAGCAGGGTAAGTGGCAGTCTTCTGCACAGCTCTACCATCTAGCTAAGGGAAACAAATACTCATGCAGGGCTATTTTAAGGGCATGCAGACCACTGAACCTTCTTCCAGATATTCTAGATCTTACTGCTGGACCAAGCAAGACCACTGGAAAACTGTCTATTCAAACTCTGTAATGGACTGAACATTTGTGTTCCCTCCTACTGTcccaattcatatgttaaaaatcTCCAacatgatggtatttggagatggggcctttgggagatagCTGGCTCATCAGCGTGGAGGCCTCATGATGAAATTAGCTCCTGTAGAAGAAAAGACACAAGAGAGCCTGCCCCCCGGCTCTCTTTCTCAaccatgtgaggatacaaagAGAAGGTGGCTATCTGCAAACGGGAAAAGGGTCCTCATCAAGAACCAAACCTGTcggcaccttgaccttggactttctAGACCCCAGAACTCTGAACAATAAGtctgtgttgtttaagccaccagtcTATGATAATTTGCTGCAGCAGTGCCAATGTTTTAGTACTCTAAAAGACTCCTCTGTGGGTTCTCTTTTGCTGTTAGGAGGATCAGAAGCCAATCTGCAGCTTGACTTTGATGACTCTGGCACATAATAGAACCTGCAGATATCTATACTCTGACTCAGCTCAGCTAGTGACCTGGCACTCTGTACAGTTTTTTGACATTGATTTTCATGTATTTCCACCTTTTTATTCTAATACTTGTTCCCTTACAAATTGCACAAAGTTCATTGTAAAACAAACTGAGAATAAACAACTCACCTGTGATCTGTTCATTTCTTGATTCTCTTGGAAACCTGAAAAGAACCTTAAAGGtacagctggggaaggagagagaactgCTCAACTGAGCCTGCTgtgcagctcccagagtcagctgCCTCTTAAGCTTCACACAGCAGCTGCCTACAGGCCCCTGTGAGACAACAAATCCCTTTAGCCTTAAGAAGGGCAGGACAGATCCTGTGGAAGAGCACCCATATGTCTGCGTTGACTCTGATAGGTCAGAGAGAGCCTGGAATGTGATTTTTCATTGAATGAAGGTACCTATTTCttgaggagggcttccctggtggctcagacggtaaagcgtctgtctgcaatgctggagatccgggttcgatccctgggtt
The genomic region above belongs to Cervus canadensis isolate Bull #8, Minnesota chromosome 8, ASM1932006v1, whole genome shotgun sequence and contains:
- the LOC122446580 gene encoding protein PHTF2-like codes for the protein MSLMKSPVKKVQKQDTHCAVMQTGLLRAFFGIESHTIIRNITLMSSRQDSESTRPESETEDVLWEDLLHCAECRSSCTSETDVESPQVNPCVKKEYRDDPFHQSHLPWLHSSHPGLEKISAIVWEGNDCKKADMSVLEISGMIMNRVNSHIPGIGYQIFGNAISLILGLTPFVFRLSQATDLDQLTAHSASELYVIAFGSNEDVIVLSMVIISFVVRVSLVWIFFFLLCVAERTYKQRLLFAKLFGHLTSARRARKSEVPHFRLKKVQNIKMWLSLRSYLKRRGPQRSVDVIVSSAFLLTISVVFICCAQLLHVHEIFLDCHYNWELVIWCISLTLFLLRFVTLGSETSKKYSNTSILLTEQINLYLKMEKKPNKKEELTLVNNVLKLATKLLKELDSPFRLYGLTMNPLLYNITQVVILSAVSGVISDLLGFNLKLWKIKS